The Oncorhynchus mykiss isolate Arlee chromosome 28, USDA_OmykA_1.1, whole genome shotgun sequence genome includes a window with the following:
- the LOC110508376 gene encoding V-type proton ATPase subunit S1-like protein yields MAAHAFLFSALLSALSQPTLSLDQVPALLERSTEEDYVTEVPYPAGRIRAGGLDGMSLETQGYVPTKETPLRRLLKLHGWHLLNQHGHGKGKRKLLQSPIHGPYSPLSVAYNGKTCILFKAKRLAIRYQNHTFVDLTERTFGPNAPVDTKGSICTKEKATLSLKFGDVEDLRGLVIRLQMSNIFYESAGQNWFTLDSVHIHYNWTHEATFNASEVYAPATSSYHCQHVSSQHKYDTLLVPSSHTDTSANWHITFTDFQIQAFNVMSDKFASASDCANFLTPAILMGLVTSLILLLVLAYALHMVVHLKHIDRYEEQKAMVYFPRRLSKALECRASQQCELPDKNCL; encoded by the exons cACAGAAGAGGACTACGTTACAGAGGTTCCATACCCAGCtgggagaatcagagcag GTGGTCTTGATGGAATGAGCTTGGAGACTCAGGGTTATGTGCCCACTAAAGAAACCCCACTCAGAAGATTACTGAAG CTGCATGGCTGGCACCTCCTCAACCAGCATGGCCATGGCAAGGGCAAGAGAAAGCTGCTCCAGTCCCCCATCCACGGGCCCTACTCTCCCCTGAGCGTGGCCTACAATGGCAAGACCTGCATCCTTTTCAAGGCCAAGCGCCTGGCCATCCGCTACCAGAACCACACATTCGTAGACCTGACGGAGAGGACCTTTGGACCCAATGCCCCTGTGGACACCAAGGGTTCCATCTGCACCAAGGAGAAGGCTAC GCTCTCGCTAAAGTTTGGAGATGTGGAGGATCTCAGGGGACTTGTTATCAGGCTGCAGATGTCCAACATTTTCTATGAGTCAGCAGGGCAGAACTGGTTCACCTTAGACAGCGTCCACATCCACTACAATTGGACCCATGAAGCTACGTTCAACGCCAGTGAGGTGTACGCCCCCGCCACCTCCTCCTACCACTGCCAGCATGTCAGCAGTCAGCACAAATATGACACCCTTCTGGTGCCCAGCTCACACACCGACACCTCAGCTAACTGGCACATCACGTTTACTGACTTCCAG ATCCAGGCGTTCAACGTCATGTCTGATAAGTTTGCGTCTGCCAGTGACTGTGCCAACTTCCTGACCCCAGCCATCCTGATGGGCCTGGTGACCTCTCTGATCCTGCTGTTGGTCCTGGCCTATGCTCTGCACATGGTGGTCCACCTAAAACACATTGACCGCTACGAGGAACAGAAAGCTATGGTGTACTTCCCACGCAGGCTGAGCAAAGCTCTAGAATGCAGAGCCTCACAGCAGTGCGAGTTACCTGACAAGAACTGCCtgtga